A portion of the Stella humosa genome contains these proteins:
- a CDS encoding sn-glycerol-3-phosphate import ATP-binding protein UgpC — translation MAEVSLRGVKKQFGPVPVIHGVDCEIEDGEFIVIVGPSGCGKSTLLRMIAGLEEVSSGDIAIAGKVVNQVEPKDRNIAMVFQNYALYPHMSVYENMAYGLKIRGLSKEAIRERVDRAAGILQIEALLERRPRQLSGGQRQRVAMGRAIVRDPAVFLFDEPLSNLDAKLRVQMRVEIRKLHQTLRTTSIYVTHDQVEAMTLADRLIVMNAGKVEQIGTPITLYEDPATLFVAGFLGSPAMNFLSGSVAADGLSVTLPGGVAAPLSTAHGSAAGRPITVGIRPEHLDLADGRPPTFTLKVDLVELLGADTIVHGRIGDGGIMLARIDGVVPIRTGEDLPVVLAPDRIHLFDPGTSARL, via the coding sequence ATGGCCGAGGTCAGTCTTCGTGGCGTGAAGAAGCAGTTCGGCCCCGTGCCGGTGATCCACGGGGTCGACTGCGAGATCGAGGATGGCGAGTTTATCGTCATCGTCGGGCCGTCCGGCTGCGGCAAGTCCACCCTGCTGCGCATGATCGCCGGCCTGGAGGAGGTCAGCTCGGGCGACATCGCCATTGCCGGCAAAGTCGTGAACCAGGTCGAGCCCAAGGACCGGAACATCGCCATGGTGTTCCAGAACTACGCCCTCTATCCGCACATGTCGGTCTACGAGAACATGGCCTACGGGTTGAAGATCCGCGGCCTGTCGAAGGAGGCGATCCGCGAGCGGGTGGACCGCGCCGCCGGCATCCTGCAGATCGAGGCGCTGCTGGAGCGCCGTCCCCGCCAGCTTTCGGGCGGGCAGCGCCAGCGCGTGGCCATGGGCCGCGCCATCGTCCGCGACCCGGCCGTCTTCCTCTTCGACGAACCGCTGTCCAACCTCGACGCCAAGCTGCGCGTGCAGATGCGGGTCGAGATCCGCAAGCTGCACCAGACGCTCCGCACCACCTCGATCTACGTCACCCACGACCAGGTCGAGGCGATGACGCTGGCCGACCGGCTGATCGTCATGAATGCCGGCAAGGTGGAGCAGATCGGCACGCCGATCACCCTCTACGAGGACCCGGCCACCCTGTTCGTCGCAGGCTTCCTCGGCTCCCCGGCCATGAATTTCCTGAGCGGCTCGGTCGCCGCCGACGGTCTGTCGGTGACGCTGCCGGGCGGGGTCGCAGCACCTCTGTCGACCGCGCACGGGTCGGCGGCCGGCCGCCCCATCACCGTCGGCATCCGGCCCGAGCATCTGGACCTGGCCGACGGCCGGCCGCCGACCTTCACGCTGAAGGTCGACCTGGTCGAGCTTCTGGGTGCCGACACCATCGTCCATGGCCGCATCGGCGACGGCGGCATCATGCTGGCACGGATCGACGGCGTCGTGCCCATCCGCACCGGCGAGGACCTGCCGGTCGTGCTGGCCCCGGACCGCATCCACCTGTTCGACCCGGGCACGAGCGCCCGGCTATAG
- the ugpA gene encoding sn-glycerol-3-phosphate ABC transporter permease UgpA produces MRVRVGYNNKVLPYILVAPQILITLVFFIWPASQAIYQAVQRQDPFGLRTRFVGLDNFAAILEDPGYLNSLSVTAIFSLSVAALALGLALLLAVSADRVIRGATTYKTLLIWPYAVAPAIAGVLWMFLFNPTIGSISFVLKALGYNWNHLLDGNQAMILVVLAATWKQISYNFIFFLAGLQAIPKSLIEAAAIDGAGRTRRFWTIILPLLSPTAFFLLVVNIVYAFFDTFGIIHAVTSGGPARATEILVYKVYYDAFEALDLGGSAAQSVILMAIVISLTVVQFRYVERRVHY; encoded by the coding sequence ATGCGCGTCCGCGTCGGCTACAACAACAAGGTGCTGCCATACATCCTGGTGGCGCCCCAGATCCTGATCACCCTGGTGTTCTTCATCTGGCCGGCAAGCCAGGCGATCTACCAGGCGGTGCAGCGCCAGGACCCCTTCGGGCTGCGCACCCGCTTCGTCGGGCTCGACAACTTCGCCGCCATCCTCGAGGACCCGGGCTACCTCAACTCGCTCTCCGTCACGGCGATCTTCAGCCTGTCGGTCGCCGCCCTCGCGCTCGGGCTGGCGCTGTTGCTGGCGGTGTCGGCCGACCGCGTCATCCGCGGCGCCACCACCTACAAGACCCTGCTGATCTGGCCCTACGCCGTGGCGCCCGCGATCGCCGGCGTGCTGTGGATGTTCCTCTTCAACCCGACCATCGGCAGCATCTCCTTCGTGCTGAAGGCGCTGGGCTACAACTGGAACCACCTGCTCGACGGCAACCAGGCGATGATCCTGGTCGTGCTGGCCGCCACCTGGAAGCAGATCAGCTACAACTTCATCTTCTTCCTGGCCGGGTTGCAGGCGATCCCCAAGTCCCTGATCGAGGCGGCCGCCATCGACGGCGCGGGCCGCACGCGGCGCTTCTGGACGATCATCCTGCCGCTGCTGTCGCCGACCGCCTTCTTCCTGCTGGTGGTCAACATCGTCTACGCCTTCTTCGACACCTTCGGCATCATCCATGCGGTGACGTCGGGCGGGCCGGCGCGGGCGACCGAAATTCTCGTCTACAAGGTCTATTACGACGCGTTCGAGGCCCTCGACCTCGGCGGCTCGGCGGCCCAGTCGGTGATCCTGATGGCGATCGTCATCTCGCTGACGGTGGTGCAGTTCCGCTACGTCGAACGCCGCGTGCACTACTGA
- a CDS encoding multidrug effflux MFS transporter — protein MSVSVPAPRRALVVLITGLVALGPLSTDLYLPSLPALTRDLGSDVGAAQLTLSLFLVAFACCQLVCGPLSDRFGRRPVILGGTVVYLLATVACMLAPSMEALIAARFFQALGACTGPVLGRAIVRDLYGREGAARVLAYVGAAMALAPAVGPILGGFVEVWVGWRANFALLGFYAAVILLGVVTLLEESNRHPDPTALAPRQLAANYLGFLSSRRYLGYAATVALGYCGLFAFISGSAHVLIEVVGLSPDRYGFCFAAFVVGYATGTTLAGRLTQRLGIDRMIALGAGIACAGGLAMAALAWGRVETVAAIVGPSVVYMVGVGMVFPNAQAGAMGPFPTKAGAAAALVGFLQMATAAAVGIAVGHAFDGTSIPMATAIGVAGVGLVVVRLALLGREGTP, from the coding sequence ATGTCGGTGTCAGTGCCGGCGCCTCGGCGGGCGCTTGTCGTCCTCATCACCGGGCTGGTGGCGCTGGGGCCGCTCTCGACCGACCTCTATCTGCCGTCGCTGCCGGCGCTGACCCGCGACCTCGGCAGCGACGTCGGCGCGGCCCAGCTCACCCTCAGCCTCTTTCTGGTGGCGTTCGCCTGCTGCCAGCTCGTCTGCGGCCCGTTGTCCGACCGTTTCGGGCGGCGGCCGGTCATCCTTGGCGGCACCGTCGTCTATCTGCTGGCCACCGTCGCCTGCATGCTGGCGCCCTCCATGGAGGCGCTGATCGCCGCCCGCTTCTTCCAGGCGCTGGGGGCCTGCACCGGGCCGGTGCTGGGCCGGGCCATCGTCCGCGACCTCTATGGCCGCGAGGGGGCGGCCCGCGTGCTGGCCTATGTCGGGGCGGCCATGGCGCTGGCGCCGGCGGTCGGGCCCATCCTGGGCGGCTTCGTCGAGGTCTGGGTCGGCTGGCGCGCCAACTTCGCCCTGCTCGGCTTCTATGCCGCGGTGATCCTGCTGGGCGTGGTGACGCTGCTGGAGGAGAGCAACCGCCACCCCGACCCGACGGCGCTGGCGCCGCGCCAGCTCGCCGCCAACTATCTGGGTTTCCTCTCCAGCCGCCGCTACCTCGGCTACGCCGCCACGGTGGCGCTGGGTTATTGCGGGCTCTTCGCCTTCATCTCGGGCTCCGCCCATGTCCTGATCGAGGTGGTGGGCCTGTCGCCCGACCGCTACGGGTTCTGCTTCGCGGCCTTCGTGGTCGGCTATGCCACCGGCACGACGCTGGCGGGCCGGCTGACCCAACGGCTCGGTATCGACCGCATGATCGCGCTGGGGGCCGGCATCGCCTGCGCGGGCGGGCTCGCCATGGCGGCGCTGGCCTGGGGCCGGGTCGAGACGGTGGCGGCGATCGTCGGCCCCTCGGTCGTCTACATGGTGGGCGTCGGCATGGTCTTCCCCAATGCCCAGGCGGGCGCCATGGGGCCGTTCCCGACCAAGGCGGGGGCAGCGGCCGCCCTGGTCGGCTTCTTGCAGATGGCGACGGCGGCCGCGGTCGGCATCGCGGTCGGCCATGCCTTCGACGGGACCTCGATCCCGATGGCGACGGCGATCGGCGTGGCCGGGGTGGGGCTGGTGGTGGTACGGCTGGCCCTGCTGGGCCGGGAAGGCACGCCTTGA
- the ugpB gene encoding sn-glycerol-3-phosphate ABC transporter substrate-binding protein UgpB has translation MLSRRNLLAAAAVAALATGPAAAQQPVEIQFWHAMAGALNDWVDELAKGYNDSQKKYKIVAVNKGNYTEVMTGAIAAYRAGRAPHIIQVFEVGTATMMAAKGAVKPVYEVMEQAGIGWDPKVYLPAVAGYYTTTDGRMLSMPLNSSSPIFYYNKDAFKKAGLPDVAPKTWSEVRDAAKKLQASGVPCGISTAWPSWVLIENFGAMHNLPMATKENGFGGLDTVFQFNSPAHVTHMERIAEMQKTKEFDYGGRRGDSQVKFTNAECGMYIASSAGLSSILKTAKFDVGFGMMPYWPDLTKGPNGGPQNSILGGATLWVLGGKTPDEYKGVAEFFAHISKPDVQAASHQRTGYLPITLAAYELTQKQGFYEKNPGFEIANKQMTLNPPTPNSKGIRFGNLVQIRDMIEEEMEGVFAGKKAAKAALDSAVQRGNALLRQFERDNK, from the coding sequence ATGCTGTCCCGCAGAAACCTCCTGGCCGCCGCCGCCGTGGCGGCGCTGGCCACCGGCCCCGCTGCCGCCCAGCAGCCGGTCGAGATCCAGTTCTGGCATGCCATGGCCGGCGCCCTGAACGATTGGGTCGACGAACTGGCCAAGGGCTACAATGACAGCCAGAAAAAGTACAAGATCGTTGCCGTCAACAAGGGCAACTACACCGAAGTGATGACGGGCGCGATCGCCGCATATCGTGCCGGCCGCGCGCCGCACATCATCCAGGTGTTCGAGGTCGGCACGGCGACGATGATGGCCGCCAAGGGCGCGGTGAAGCCGGTCTACGAGGTGATGGAGCAGGCCGGCATCGGCTGGGACCCCAAGGTCTACCTGCCCGCCGTCGCCGGCTACTACACGACGACCGACGGCCGCATGCTGTCGATGCCGCTGAACAGCTCCTCGCCGATCTTCTACTACAACAAGGACGCCTTCAAGAAGGCCGGCCTGCCGGACGTGGCGCCCAAGACCTGGTCCGAAGTGCGCGACGCGGCCAAGAAGCTGCAGGCCTCGGGCGTGCCCTGCGGCATCTCCACGGCGTGGCCGTCCTGGGTGCTGATCGAGAATTTCGGCGCCATGCACAACCTGCCGATGGCGACCAAGGAGAACGGCTTCGGCGGGCTGGACACGGTGTTCCAGTTCAACAGCCCGGCCCATGTGACGCACATGGAGCGCATCGCCGAGATGCAGAAGACCAAGGAATTCGACTATGGCGGCCGTCGCGGCGACAGCCAGGTCAAGTTCACCAACGCCGAATGCGGCATGTACATCGCCTCCTCGGCCGGCCTGTCGAGCATCCTGAAGACGGCCAAGTTCGACGTCGGCTTCGGCATGATGCCCTACTGGCCCGACCTGACGAAGGGCCCGAACGGCGGGCCGCAGAACTCCATCCTGGGCGGCGCCACGCTGTGGGTGCTGGGCGGCAAGACGCCCGACGAATACAAGGGCGTGGCCGAATTCTTCGCCCACATCTCGAAGCCCGACGTGCAGGCGGCCTCGCACCAGCGCACCGGCTACCTGCCGATCACGCTGGCGGCCTATGAGCTGACCCAGAAGCAGGGCTTCTACGAGAAGAACCCCGGCTTCGAGATCGCCAACAAGCAGATGACGCTGAACCCGCCGACGCCCAACTCCAAGGGCATCCGCTTCGGCAACCTCGTCCAGATCCGCGACATGATCGAGGAAGAGATGGAAGGCGTGTTCGCCGGCAAGAAGGCGGCCAAGGCCGCCCTCGACTCTGCGGTGCAGCGCGGCAACGCCCTGCTGCGGCAGTTCGAGCGCGACAACAAGTAG
- a CDS encoding extracellular solute-binding protein: MSAIERVSKMRLTRRGFMAGTGAAALAAGFPMPALAKGPVVVGTWGGDYQELLTANFEKPVLEKKGIEVIHDVGNAPPRKTKLLAERASRRGTLDVACLSDIDMYEMSQQGLFDDVDMERVPNAKNIIKALGKKYAIPHIYSGKVLVYNPSKMSPTSFADFIDPKYKGRIGFADGLYMQVIESAALINGGSMSNYEPAKAALTELKKHDPKVYPSNETLAAALKSEEVWATVMWRARGFMWKKAGIPLATIAPKEGTTPIIFDAAVAKNGQNKANGWAYLDAMLDPGGQVLFADRMGYVPTVSNAKLPEELAKEIGFTEAEQAKFNTLDYDYVAKNNASLLEWWNKSFKG, from the coding sequence ATGAGCGCAATCGAACGGGTGAGCAAGATGCGTCTGACGCGCCGCGGTTTCATGGCGGGAACCGGGGCGGCTGCCCTGGCCGCCGGCTTCCCGATGCCGGCCCTGGCCAAGGGGCCGGTGGTCGTCGGCACGTGGGGCGGCGACTACCAGGAACTGCTGACCGCCAACTTCGAGAAGCCGGTCCTGGAGAAGAAGGGGATCGAGGTCATCCACGACGTCGGCAATGCCCCGCCGCGCAAGACCAAGCTGCTGGCCGAGCGCGCGAGCCGCCGCGGCACGCTGGACGTGGCGTGCCTGTCCGACATCGACATGTACGAGATGTCGCAGCAGGGCCTGTTCGACGATGTCGACATGGAGCGGGTGCCGAACGCCAAGAACATCATCAAGGCGCTGGGCAAGAAGTACGCGATCCCGCACATCTATAGCGGCAAGGTGCTGGTCTATAACCCGTCCAAAATGAGCCCGACCTCCTTCGCGGACTTCATCGACCCGAAATACAAGGGCCGGATCGGTTTCGCCGACGGGCTCTACATGCAGGTGATCGAATCCGCCGCGCTCATCAATGGCGGCAGCATGTCGAACTACGAGCCGGCCAAGGCCGCCCTGACCGAGCTGAAGAAGCACGATCCCAAGGTCTACCCCTCGAACGAGACCCTGGCCGCCGCCCTGAAGAGCGAGGAGGTGTGGGCGACCGTGATGTGGCGCGCCCGCGGCTTCATGTGGAAGAAGGCCGGCATCCCGCTCGCCACGATCGCGCCAAAGGAAGGCACGACGCCGATCATCTTCGATGCGGCCGTGGCCAAGAACGGCCAGAACAAGGCCAACGGCTGGGCCTATCTGGACGCCATGCTTGATCCTGGCGGGCAGGTGCTGTTCGCCGACCGCATGGGCTATGTGCCGACGGTGAGCAATGCCAAGCTGCCGGAGGAGCTGGCCAAGGAGATCGGCTTCACCGAGGCCGAGCAGGCGAAGTTCAACACGCTCGACTACGACTACGTCGCCAAGAACAACGCCAGCCTGCTGGAGTGGTGGAACAAGAGCTTCAAGGGCTGA
- a CDS encoding ABC transporter ATP-binding protein → MSQVTLRHLAKRFGSVAAVDDVDLEVREGELVALLGPSGCGKTTTLRMIAGFIAASSGQILIGDKDVTHLPPYRRNTGMVFQGYALFPHMTVFQNVAFGLEMRRVSKADIAPRVAEALRLVQLGHLGDRLPRQLSGGQQQRVALARALVIRPEVFLLDEPLSNLDAKLRLSVRIEIRQLQQSLGLTTVFVTHDQEEALTLADRLVVMSQGRVQQIGSPTELYERPANHFVADFIGRSNFLEGTVTAPGHFRTKGGLDVAFADTGAGPRGAGVLAIRPEKASLQAGDAAGPNAFAAQVSFVTYLGSATEVRARLASGEEVTVTQPNATPVDDPRRATAALAVGTPVTVSWPPAAALLLAPP, encoded by the coding sequence ATGTCGCAAGTAACGCTCCGCCATCTCGCCAAGCGCTTCGGTAGCGTGGCCGCCGTCGACGACGTCGATCTCGAGGTCCGCGAGGGCGAACTGGTGGCGCTGCTGGGCCCGTCCGGCTGCGGCAAGACCACGACCTTGCGCATGATCGCGGGCTTCATCGCCGCCAGCAGCGGGCAGATCCTGATCGGCGACAAGGACGTGACCCACCTGCCGCCCTATCGCCGCAACACCGGCATGGTGTTCCAGGGTTACGCGCTCTTCCCGCACATGACGGTCTTCCAGAACGTCGCCTTCGGGCTGGAGATGCGGCGCGTGTCCAAGGCCGACATCGCGCCGCGCGTGGCAGAGGCCCTGCGCCTGGTGCAGCTGGGCCACCTGGGCGACCGCCTGCCGCGCCAACTTTCGGGCGGGCAGCAGCAGCGGGTCGCGCTTGCCCGGGCGCTGGTGATCCGGCCGGAGGTCTTCCTGCTCGACGAGCCGCTCTCCAACCTCGATGCCAAGCTGCGGCTCAGCGTGCGCATCGAGATCCGCCAGCTCCAGCAGTCGCTGGGCCTCACCACGGTCTTCGTCACCCACGACCAGGAGGAGGCGCTGACCCTGGCCGACCGGCTGGTGGTGATGAGCCAGGGCCGGGTGCAGCAGATCGGCAGCCCGACCGAGCTCTACGAGCGCCCGGCCAACCATTTCGTGGCCGACTTCATCGGCCGCTCGAACTTCCTGGAGGGGACGGTGACCGCCCCCGGCCATTTCCGCACCAAGGGCGGGCTCGACGTCGCCTTCGCCGATACCGGGGCTGGCCCGCGCGGCGCCGGCGTGCTGGCGATCCGGCCCGAGAAGGCGAGCCTCCAGGCCGGCGATGCGGCCGGGCCGAACGCCTTTGCCGCCCAGGTTTCCTTCGTGACCTATCTGGGGTCGGCGACCGAGGTGCGCGCCCGCCTGGCGTCGGGCGAGGAGGTGACGGTGACCCAGCCCAACGCGACGCCGGTCGACGACCCGCGGCGGGCGACGGCTGCCCTGGCGGTCGGCACGCCCGTCACCGTCTCGTGGCCGCCGGCCGCCGCCCTGTTGCTGGCACCGCCCTGA
- a CDS encoding multidrug effflux MFS transporter — protein MLRAGSPSALVLLVALATMTSISIAIYLPAMPTLAADLGTSMELVQLTVSIFLVGVGLGQLVYGPASDRFGRRPALLFGLVVYGAGSLACALAPTIGVLLAGRALQAAGACAGMALVRAIIRDTYPRERMAGALSTVTGAMAISPALAPILGSQIYLAFGWRADFLFLAGFAVFLLVLAVTMLPETNHHRDPLAMQPARLLANYRSLLANRTFVGHMLAGGLALSGAFAYTVASPFILIERLGVRPDLFALLMISTTLAYVTGTWTAPRLARRIGLERALRVGGGICAAAALVMVAVAVSGVVTILTVVAGMTFYMVGMGMTLPLSMAGGIGPFPRMAGAASALIGAGQMVTGSLASAASAGLAGWGMAGLATVVVGTGGGALAAALFLVRAPDDAA, from the coding sequence ATGCTGCGCGCCGGCTCGCCGTCCGCCCTGGTCCTCCTGGTCGCGCTGGCGACGATGACCTCCATCTCCATCGCCATCTACCTGCCGGCCATGCCGACGCTGGCGGCCGACCTCGGCACCTCGATGGAGCTGGTGCAGCTCACCGTGTCGATCTTCCTGGTCGGCGTCGGCCTGGGGCAGCTCGTCTACGGGCCGGCCTCCGACCGCTTCGGCCGCCGCCCGGCGCTCCTCTTCGGCCTCGTCGTCTATGGTGCGGGCTCGCTCGCCTGCGCGCTGGCGCCGACGATCGGCGTGCTGTTGGCCGGCCGCGCCTTGCAGGCGGCGGGCGCCTGCGCCGGCATGGCGCTGGTGCGCGCCATCATCCGCGACACCTACCCGCGTGAGCGGATGGCGGGCGCGCTCTCGACCGTGACCGGCGCCATGGCGATCTCGCCGGCACTGGCCCCCATCCTCGGCAGCCAGATCTACCTGGCGTTCGGCTGGCGCGCGGACTTCCTGTTCCTGGCCGGCTTTGCCGTGTTCCTGCTGGTGCTGGCCGTCACCATGCTGCCGGAGACGAACCACCACCGCGATCCGCTCGCCATGCAGCCGGCCCGCCTGCTGGCCAATTATCGCTCGCTGCTGGCCAATCGCACCTTCGTCGGCCACATGCTGGCGGGCGGCCTGGCGCTGTCGGGCGCCTTTGCCTACACCGTGGCCTCGCCCTTCATCCTGATCGAGCGGCTGGGCGTGCGGCCGGACCTGTTCGCCCTTCTGATGATCTCGACCACGCTTGCCTACGTCACCGGCACCTGGACGGCCCCCCGCCTGGCGCGGCGCATCGGGCTGGAGCGCGCGCTCCGGGTGGGGGGCGGCATCTGTGCCGCGGCCGCCCTCGTCATGGTGGCGGTCGCGGTCTCGGGCGTCGTTACCATCCTCACCGTGGTGGCCGGCATGACCTTCTACATGGTCGGCATGGGCATGACGCTGCCGCTCTCCATGGCGGGCGGCATCGGTCCCTTCCCGCGCATGGCAGGCGCGGCCTCGGCGCTGATCGGCGCGGGGCAGATGGTGACGGGTTCGCTCGCCAGTGCGGCCTCGGCCGGGCTGGCGGGCTGGGGCATGGCCGGGCTGGCGACCGTGGTGGTCGGCACTGGCGGCGGCGCCCTGGCGGCCGCCCTCTTCCTGGTGCGGGCGCCCGATGACGCCGCCTGA
- the ugpE gene encoding sn-glycerol-3-phosphate ABC transporter permease UgpE has protein sequence MIEKQGAGTWVTHAILIVGVLTVAFPIYVTFVASTLTLRDVLAAPMTLIPGPHLIENYSTALFSGTKNGTPVSGMLLNSLIMALVIATGKIVISLLSAFAVVYFRFPLRMVFFWMIFVTLMLPVEVRILPTFKVVSDLELLNSFPGLTVPLIASATATFLFRQFFMTVPDELVEATKIDGAGPMRFFRDVLLPLSRTNIAALFVILFIYGWNQYLWPLLITSDHSMDTIVIGIRRMLAAGDDQVEWPVVMATTMLAMIPPVFVVVAMQRWFVKGLVDSEK, from the coding sequence ATGATCGAGAAACAAGGGGCCGGCACCTGGGTCACGCACGCCATCCTGATCGTGGGCGTGCTGACGGTGGCCTTCCCGATCTATGTCACCTTCGTCGCCTCGACGCTGACGCTGCGCGACGTGCTGGCGGCACCGATGACGCTGATACCCGGGCCGCACCTGATCGAGAACTACAGCACGGCCTTGTTCTCGGGCACCAAGAACGGCACGCCGGTCTCGGGCATGCTGCTGAACAGCCTGATCATGGCGCTAGTCATTGCCACCGGCAAGATCGTCATCTCGCTGCTGTCGGCCTTCGCGGTGGTCTATTTCCGCTTTCCGCTGCGGATGGTCTTCTTCTGGATGATCTTCGTCACCCTGATGTTGCCCGTCGAGGTCCGCATCCTGCCGACTTTCAAGGTGGTGTCGGACCTGGAGCTGCTGAACAGCTTCCCGGGCCTGACCGTGCCGCTGATCGCGTCGGCCACGGCGACCTTCCTCTTCCGGCAGTTCTTCATGACCGTGCCGGACGAACTGGTGGAGGCGACCAAGATCGACGGCGCCGGGCCGATGCGGTTCTTTCGCGACGTGCTGCTGCCGCTGTCGCGCACCAACATTGCAGCCCTGTTCGTCATCCTCTTCATCTATGGTTGGAACCAGTATCTCTGGCCGCTGCTGATCACGTCCGACCACAGCATGGACACGATCGTGATCGGCATCCGGCGCATGCTGGCGGCGGGCGACGACCAGGTCGAATGGCCGGTGGTGATGGCGACCACCATGCTGGCGATGATCCCGCCGGTCTTCGTCGTGGTCGCCATGCAGCGATGGTTCGTCAAGGGTCTGGTCGACAGCGAGAAGTGA
- a CDS encoding M48 family metallopeptidase produces MSDSAMRSLHFDGMELAVRLKVHPRACRIVLRVDPQDASIDLVVPRGVRLAEAVAFARSKGEWIRRRIEALPPKVPFVDGNVIPVLGCDRRIRHRGLRCAEARGAVWTEEPGELHVVGEDAHLPRRIADWLKLQAREDFARRARLFAETTGQEVRRVVVRDTRSRWGSCAVDGTLSFSWRLVHAPAFVIDYVVAHEVAHLTEMNHGRHFWAVVDRLVPDSGRPRAWLRVKGGSLLRFG; encoded by the coding sequence TTGTCCGACTCCGCCATGCGCAGCCTCCATTTCGACGGTATGGAACTGGCCGTCCGGCTCAAGGTCCATCCGAGGGCCTGCCGTATCGTATTGCGGGTGGACCCCCAGGATGCCTCGATCGACCTGGTCGTGCCGCGCGGCGTGCGCCTGGCCGAGGCGGTCGCGTTTGCCCGCAGCAAAGGCGAATGGATCCGCCGCCGCATCGAGGCGCTGCCGCCCAAGGTGCCGTTCGTCGATGGCAACGTCATACCCGTGCTGGGCTGCGACCGCCGCATCCGCCACCGGGGGCTCCGCTGCGCGGAGGCCCGTGGTGCCGTCTGGACGGAGGAGCCGGGCGAGCTGCATGTCGTGGGCGAGGACGCCCACTTGCCGCGCCGCATCGCCGACTGGCTGAAGCTGCAGGCGCGCGAGGATTTCGCCCGCCGCGCCCGCCTGTTCGCCGAGACGACCGGGCAGGAGGTGCGGCGCGTCGTCGTCCGCGATACGCGGAGCCGCTGGGGAAGCTGTGCCGTCGATGGCACGCTGTCCTTCTCGTGGCGGCTGGTCCACGCGCCGGCCTTCGTCATCGACTATGTCGTGGCCCACGAAGTTGCCCACCTGACCGAGATGAACCACGGCCGGCATTTCTGGGCGGTGGTCGACCGGCTGGTGCCCGACAGCGGCCGGCCGCGCGCCTGGCTGCGGGTCAAGGGCGGCAGCCTCCTGCGCTTCGGCTGA
- a CDS encoding ABC transporter permease — MTIQLARYWRRAALYAVVVLVYLFILTPVIFIGWISFFSNEIISFPPEGYTLRWFSNVWQQRVFARGFMMSLQVAFIAMLIGVSLGTLASIALVRYRFPGRETINMLLLSPLIVPGIVAGTALYIFYIEIDNYMEWRLQATLEGLVLAHVMLTIPWTVRLITASLVGIDRSVEDAAMNLGANRWTTFRRVTFPMMRAGLVAAALFSFITSFENLELTLLLVGPGRTTLPIAILQYLEFKVDPTIAAVSFIQIVLIGALMLITDCFVKLSRVV, encoded by the coding sequence ATGACCATTCAGCTCGCCCGCTACTGGCGGCGCGCGGCGCTCTATGCCGTCGTGGTGCTCGTCTATCTCTTCATCCTGACGCCGGTGATCTTCATCGGCTGGATCAGCTTCTTCAGCAACGAGATCATCTCGTTCCCGCCCGAAGGCTACACGCTGCGCTGGTTCTCCAACGTCTGGCAGCAGCGGGTGTTCGCGCGCGGCTTCATGATGAGCCTGCAGGTGGCCTTCATCGCCATGCTGATCGGCGTGTCGCTCGGCACGCTGGCCTCGATCGCGCTCGTCCGCTACCGCTTCCCGGGGCGCGAGACGATCAACATGCTGCTGCTGTCGCCCCTGATCGTGCCCGGCATCGTCGCCGGCACCGCGCTCTACATCTTCTACATCGAGATCGACAACTACATGGAGTGGCGGCTCCAGGCGACGCTGGAAGGCCTCGTCCTGGCCCACGTCATGCTGACCATCCCCTGGACCGTGCGGCTGATCACCGCCAGCCTCGTCGGCATCGACCGCTCGGTCGAGGATGCGGCGATGAACCTGGGCGCCAACCGCTGGACGACGTTCCGCCGCGTCACCTTCCCGATGATGCGGGCGGGGCTGGTGGCAGCCGCGCTCTTCAGCTTCATCACCTCGTTCGAGAACCTGGAGCTGACGCTGCTGCTGGTCGGGCCGGGGCGGACGACGCTGCCGATCGCCATCCTCCAGTACCTGGAATTCAAGGTCGACCCGACGATCGCGGCCGTGTCCTTCATCCAGATCGTCCTCATCGGTGCCCTGATGCTGATCACCGATTGTTTCGTGAAGCTGAGCCGGGTGGTGTAG